A part of Pseudoliparis swirei isolate HS2019 ecotype Mariana Trench chromosome 8, NWPU_hadal_v1, whole genome shotgun sequence genomic DNA contains:
- the cacybp gene encoding calcyclin-binding protein, protein MDVTEQINQLEADSLELGSLLEKAERKRVQDVLKQEQTKVEKELAVKRQLKEKQARREADASATSKAAYTVKINNYAWDQSEKFVKIYLTLKDVHKIPSENVEVNFTERSFSVLVKDLDGKNHQMTILKLLSPIDAKDSYKKIKTDMVLVMCKKQTTKKWDCLTTVEKQAIDKDKPKVEENAADPSDGLMNMLKKIYSDGDDEMKRTINKAWSESQEKKVRGGGGGEGDMMDL, encoded by the exons ATGGATGTAACCGAAcag ATCAACCAGTTGGAGGCAGATTCTTTGGAGCTGGGGTCACTTTTGGAGAAGGCGGAGAGAAAAAGAGTGCAGGATGTGCTCAAGCAGGAGCAGACGAAGGTGGAAAAGGAGCTCGCGGTCAAACGACAACTAAAGGAAAAACAAGCCAGGAGAGAGGCAGACGCATCTGCTACCTCTAAAGCAGCATACACGGTCAAGATCAACAACTATG CCTGGGATCAGTCGGAAAAATTCGTCAAAATATATCTTACATTGAAGGATGTGCACAAAATTCCATCAGAAAATGTGGAGGTCAACTTTACAGAAAG GTCTTTTTCTGTGTTGGTAAAGGATCTCGATGGGAAAAACCATCAGATGACAATCCTCAAGCTGTTGTCTCCAATCGATGCAAAAGACAGCTATAAAAAG ATAAAAACAGACATGGTCCTGGTCATGTGCAAGAAGCAGACGACAAAGAAGTGGGACTGTCTAACAACGGTGGAAAAGCAGGCTATAGACAAAGA TAAACCCAAAGTTGAGGAGAATGCAGCAGACCCAAGCGATGGTCTGATGAACATGCTCAAGAAGATTTACTCCGACGGAGATGACGAGATGAAGAGAACCATCAACAAAGCCTGGTCAGAGTCCCAAGAGAAGAAAgttcgtggaggaggaggaggggaaggagacatgatgGACCTCTGA